A stretch of Brassica napus cultivar Da-Ae chromosome C6, Da-Ae, whole genome shotgun sequence DNA encodes these proteins:
- the LOC111207300 gene encoding protein FLOWERING LOCUS T produces the protein MSVNNRDPLVVGGVIGDVLERFTRSIDLRVTYGQREVTNGLDIRPSQILNKPRVEIGGEDLRNFYTLVMVDPDVPSPSNPHLREYLHWLVTDIPATTGTNFGNEIVSYENPRPTSGIHRIVLVLFRQLGRQTVYEPGWRPQFNTREFAALYNLGLPAAAVYFNCQRDNGCGGRRC, from the exons ATGTCTGTAAATAACAGAGATCCTCTTGTGGTAGGGGGAGTGATAGGGGACGTTCTTGAACGGTTCACAAGATCAATCGATCTAAGGGTTACATACGGCCAAAGAGAGGTGACAAATGGGTTGGATATAAGGCCTTCTCAAATTCTCAACAAGCCAAGAGTTGAGATTGGTGGAGAAGACCTAAGGAACTTCTATACTTTG GTTATGGTGGATCCAGATGTTCCAAGTCCTAGCAACCCGCACCTACGAGAATATCTCCATTG GTTGGTGACTGATATCCCTGCGACAACTGGAACAAACTTTG GCAATGAGATTGTGTCTTACGAGAATCCAAGGCCCACCTCGGGAATTCATCGTATCGTGCTGGTGTTGTTCCGGCAGCTCGGGAGGCAAACGGTGTATGAACCAGGGTGGCGCCCACAATTTAACACTCGTGAGTTTGCTGCGCTATACAATCTCGGCCTTCCCGCGGCTGCGGTTTACTTCAATTGTCAGAGGGATAATGGCTGCGGAGGACGAAGATGTTAG
- the LOC106426288 gene encoding chromatin assembly factor 1 subunit FAS1, protein MDVENRKTIVPKKRKREPAAIENLSPEEKDAQIQSLKLEMEGLFAYFRQTIGQTQTPDLTDSSSSVNSSVALFMEETSLPLSKLVDEIFSKLKEKIGSVTMASVKTAVVSVGQRVSYGVPNADADVLEDEDESCLWCWETRDLKMMPKSVRGLLKVRRTCRKKIHERITAVSAMLDVLQRAETEKSFRSDLNKATEKLGKVLSEVDIRSFMDNMLQKNSTEMAEKDAKREEKLLLKQLEKTKCEAEKEKKKMERQMLKEKLLLEKEQKLLQKALNDDKEKEEAESRKRIKKQQDESEKEQKRREKEQAELKKQLGLQKQASIMERFLKRSKDTSSTQPKLPSGEVTAQGPSCAKPEDETRTVIQAIDNAFATTCEASVDDIRREHFASWRRLGHSRIHWGMRRKPKSELFPKLKLSTNNGGEPNMEKQGDECEEKHLGDVSCIRQSESSSSGRKKSRRAMKLLQFDKSCRPGFYGIWPTQSQVVGPRRPLKKDPELDYEVDSDEEWEEEQAGESLSDCENDEEESLEEGCSKADDEEDDSEDDFMVPDGYLSEDEGVQVDRMDLDPSEQDASSSPSKQQDQESLEFRALLHQQKQVQSLTDHALAKTQPLIICNLTHEKVSVLAAKDLEGTQKLEQICLRALVVRAFPCSSSLIEISISDIQDEDQEAAAKSSCSQSTPPSASKAKSIPDSDLPTIVSTIQSCSQGINKVVETLQQKFPDVPKTKLRQKVREISDFEDSRWQIKKEVLTKLGLSPSPDKGVKRPKMISTFFSKRCLPPSTNPPPPAFVEEPARLDNENDA, encoded by the exons atggaTGTCGAGAATCGGAAGACGATCGTTCCGAAGAAGCGGAAGAGAGAACCCGCGGCGATTGAGAATCTAAGCCCCGAGGAGAAAGACGCTCAGATCCAATCGTTGAAGCTGGAGATGGAAGGCCTCTTCGCCTATTTCAGGCAAACGATTGGTCAGACTCAGACGCCAGATCTGACCGATTCCTCCTCCTCTGTGAATTCATCGGTGGCGTTGTTTATGGAGGAGACGAGCTTGCCCTTGTCGAAGCTCGTGGATGAGATTTTCTCGAAGCTGAAGGAGAAGATCGGAAGCGTCACGATGGCTTCCGTGAAGACGGCTGTCGTCTCCGTCGGGCAGCGAGTCAGTTACGGCGTGCCTAACGCAGACGCTGATGTAttggaagatgaggatgagtCTTGTCTCTGGTGCTGGGAG ACGAGAGACCTGAAGATGATGCCTAAATCTGTTCGTGGATTGCTCAAAGTGAGGCGGACTTGTCGGAAGAAGATTCATGAGAGGATTACAGCTGTTTCTG CAATGTTAGATGTGTTGCAAAGAGCAGAGACTGAGAAGTCGTTTAGATCTGATCTGAACAAAGCTACCGAGAAGCTTGGGAAAGTGCTGAGTGAAGTGGATATTCGATCGTTCATGGATAATATGTTGCAGAAGAATAGTACTGAGAT GGCTGAGAAAGATGCGAAGAGGGAAGAAAAGCTGCTTCTTAAACAATTGGAGAAAACTAAATGTGAAGCTgagaaggaaaagaagaagatggaacGTCAAATGCTTAAAGAAAAATTGCTACTT GAAAAGGAGCAGAAGCTGCTACAGAAAGCACTTAATGACGATAAAGAAAAGGAAGAGGCTGAGTCGAGAAAACGGATTAAGAAACAGCAAGATGAGTCAGAGAAGGAGCAGAAGCGTAGAGAGAAGGAACAAGCGGAGCTAAAGAAGCAGCTTGGGCTGCAGAAACAGGCTTCTATCATGGAGAGGTTCCTTAAAAGAAGCAAAGACACTTCATCCACCCAACCCAAACTTCCTTCCGGTGAAGTAACTGCTCAGGGTCCGTCATGTGCAAAGCCTGAGGATGAAACTAGAACAGTTATTCAGGCCATTGACAATGCCTTTGCAACAACTTGTGAAGCTTCAGTTGATGATATTCGCAG GGAACATTTTGCTTCCTGGCGTCGGCTGGGTCATTCGAGAATACATTGGGGGATGCGTAGGAAGCCAAAGAGTGAACTGTTTCCTAAGCTAAAGCTATCTACAAATAATGGAGGTGAACCTAACATGGAGAAGCAAGGAGATGAATGTGAAGAGAAACATTTAGGTGATGTATCTTGCATTAGGCAGAGCGAGTCTTCGTCATCTGGTCGTAAGAAGTCCAGGAGAGCCATGAAGTTGTTACAATTTGATAAAAGCTGCAGACCTGGCTTTTATGGTATTTGGCCAACCCAAAG TCAAGTTGTAGGGCCACGTCGTCCTCTGAAAAAGGATCCGGAATTGGATTATGAAGTTGATAGCGATGAAGAATGGGAAGag GAACAAGCTGGTGAAAGCCTTTCAGATTGTGAGAACGATGAAGAGGAATCTTTGGAAGAAGGATGTTCGAAGgctgatgatgaagaagatgatagtGAAGATGACTTTATGGTGCCTGATGGGTATCTCTCAGAAGATGAG GGGGTCCAAGTAGACAGAATGGACCTTGATCCGTCTGAACAGGATGCAAGTTCATCTCCATCTAAGCAACAAGATCAAGAGAGTCTAGAGTTTCGTGCACTATTACATCAACAAAAACAAGTGCAAAGTTTGACTGACCACGCTCTTGCGAAAACGCAGCCACTGATTATATGTAACCTAACGCATGAGAAGGTCTCTGTTTTAGCTGCTAAAGATCTAGAGGGGACACAAAAATTGGAACAAATATGTCTGCGAGCTCTGGTGGTGCGTGCATTCCCTTGCTCATCTTCTCTCATTGAGATATCGATCAGTGACATACAAGATGAGGATCAAGAAGCAGCGGCCAAGTCATCTTGTAGTCAGAGCACTCCTCCATCAGCTTCAAAAGCAAAATCCATACCAGACTCAGATTTACCAACAATT GTATCAACAATTCAATCATGCTCTCAAGGAATCAACAAAGTAGTTGAAACATTGCAGCAGAAGTTTCCTGATGTTCCAAAGACCAAACTAAGACAAAAAGTGCGCGAGATATCAGATTTTGAGGATAGCCGTTGGCAG ATAAAGAAAGAAGTATTGACAAAGCTTGGACTATCACCATCACCAGATAAAGGCGTTAAGAGGCCGAAAATGATATCCACATTCTTCTCTAAACGGTGTTTGCCTCCTTCCACAAACCCACCACCACCCGCTTTTGTTGAAGAACCAGCAAGATTGGATAATGAGAATGATGCTTGA
- the LOC106426290 gene encoding omega-hydroxypalmitate O-feruloyl transferase-like, producing MATSYQESSSLLLQDLKVTIKEASLVFPSQETLTHERKSMFLSNVDQVLNFDVQTVHFFRPNKDFPPEIVSEMLRKALVRAMDVYEFLAGRLRVNPSSGRLDVDCNGAGAGFVTAASEYTLEELGDLVYPNPAFAKLVTSQLQSLPKDDQPLFAFQVTSFKCGGFSMGISTNHTTFDGLSFKTFLANLASLLSEKPLSTPPCNDRTLLKARSPPRVTFPHHELVQLQDSETTTTVFEATSEHLDFNIFKLSSQQILRLKEKASESLSSTGCVRATGFNVVTALVWRCKALSFVEEEDLEKESTILYAVDIRGRLDPQLPSSYTGNTVLTAYAKAKRKALLEEPFRRIVEMVGEGANRITDEYARSAIDWGELYKGFPHGEVLVSSWWKLGFAEVEYPWGKPKYCCPVVYHRKDIVLLFPDIDGDSKGVYVLAALPSKEMAKFQNWFEDTLS from the exons atggctaCTTCGTACCAAGAATCTTCATCATTGCTTCTTCAAGATCTCAAAGTGACGATCAAAGAAGCATCACTCGTTTTCCCATCTCAAGAAACCTTAACTCATGAGAgaaaatctatgtttttgtcAAATGTCGACCAAGTTCTCAACTTTGATGTCCAAACGGTTCATTTCTTCCGACCAAACAAAGATTTTCCTCCGGAGATTGTGTCGGAGATGCTGAGAAAGGCGTTGGTGAGAGCAATGGACGTTTACGAGTTTTTGGCAGGGAGACTTCGGGTGAACCCTAGCTCTGGTCGGCTTGATGTTGACTGTAACGGTGCCGGAGCTGGGTTTGTAACGGCAGCGAGTGAGTACACTTTAGAGGAGCTTGGAGATTTGGTTTATCCAAATCCAGCTTTTGCTAAATTGGTTACAAGTCAGCTTCAAAGTTTGCCTAAAGATGACCAACCACTGTTTGCTTTTCAG GTGACATCATTCAAGTGCGGTGGATTTTCAATGGGAATCTCAACAAACCATACAACGTTCGACGGACTTAGTTTCAAAACATTTCTCGCCAACTTAGCCTCCCTTCTAAGCGAGAAGCCCCTATCAACACCTCCATGCAACGACCGTACTCTTCTCAAAGCTCGTTCTCCACCACGTGTCACATTCCCACACCACGAGCTTGTCCAACTCCAAGACTCCGAGACAACAACAACCGTCTTCGAAGCCACTTCAGAGCACTTAGACTTCAACATCTTCAAGCTATCGTCTCAACAAATCCTGAGGCTGAAGGAGAAGGCCTCAGAGAGTCTCAGTAGTACCGGTTGTGTTCGTGCGACTGGTTTCAACGTCGTAACCGCTTTGGTTTGGAGGTGCAAGGCACTCTCGTTTGTAGAAGAAGAGGATCTTGAAAAGGAATCAACGATTCTTTACGCGGTGGACATCAGAGGGAGGCTGGATCCTCAGCTTCCCTCTTCGTACACCGGAAACACGGTTTTAACCGCGTACGCAAAGGCTAAACGAAAGGCATTGCTGGAAGAGCCGTTTAGGAGGATAGTGGAAATGGTGGGAGAAGGGGCGAATCGGATAACGGATGAATACGCGAGATCAGCTATAGATTGGGGAGAGTTGTACAAAGGGTTTCCACATGGCGAAGTTTTGGTTTCGTCGTGGTGGAAACTAGGGTTTGCGGAGGTTGAGTATCCATGGGGAAAGCCTAAGTATTGCTGTCCCGTTGTGTATCATCGGAAAGACATAGTTTTGCTGTTTCCAGACATTGATGGAGATAGTAAAGGTGTTTATGTCTTGGCTGCTTTGCCTTCTAAGGAGATGGCTAAGTTTCAGAATTGGTTTGAAGACACCCTTTCCTGA